cttttttgagattattttttggccttttctgtctttattgagattggatagctgaagagagacaggaaatatggaggGAAGACATGCGGCAAACAGCACCGAGACCAGGAAACCTGCCCTACTAGTCTATGTATTACAGTAATACCATCTCAATGGCCGCTAATatctaaaagtgtcaaaacttgAACATAACATCAgatctttagtttttatttatttatttttttttttttttatgtttaccaGAAGCTGCCTTAAGAAAAAGTGAGAgactttgccaatttttgttgTGCAGTTTGGTGGAGCAGAAGTTTACCTTCAATTttcaacaattaaaaataagaaattgtCCAACATTGCTTGCCAGTAGGACTTCTATTTCTACTGCCTGGGAGCCAGTGTTTTTGGTTTTCACAAGTATCATACTAAAGTGTAAAACAGCCCAGCCTGGCACCCTTCCACTGCACCCACTGACATACATCTTGGTCAGGTTTCTCACTTCAAAAAGCTTTTCAGCTAAAGTGACACCCTGGAAGgtgagacagaggaggaagtaAGTTGTAGGAGACTGCTGTTTAGTTGCGCATTTCTTGTAGACACCCATGTTATCCCTCTTCAAAGAGTAGCAGTTGCAatttaagctgcatttccaCGCTAAGACTGGCTTTAAATTAGTGTTCCAGTAACCTGTTTGAAGACACACGATGCAGCCGCTGTTGCAGAACGTTCTGTCGGCCTCAAATGAGGCCCAAACGAGCGGATGATCAAGAGGTGGGAGGCTGAGGTGCTGTGTTCCTGGTAAGATGAACCTCACTTCATAATGGCTTGGTGATAAATCATTAACTCCATCAAGCAGACATTTTACTGACCTCTCTCTACTGGCAGCCAGATGGTGGTGCTCATGTCAGAGCTGCCGGGCGCTCAGGCCGACTCAGATAGCTATGTTGatgggaaccactgttctatgtgagctttttttaaggtttaactCCTGAAGAAATTCCCATGATCTTTAGAAGAGCCTGCATTTCAACATGCTGAAATTGGATTAGACATGGAATGTCGCTGCTACAGTGCATTTTCAGGGTCAACCTTTGCCTTAAGGAGCAAAAAATACCCCAAACTTTCTCCTAATCCTGATTGTATCACTCATTGTGGGTGTTTACAAGCAGCAAAGGTCCACTGTAGTGCTAAAGAGGATGCAGCTTGCTTTTGTGACCTTGTGAAGTAGGTGTTTGCCTTCCTGTCTGTGGTCACCTGGGGTTTATGGCCACCATTTAGTAATGTGCCATCTCAGTCGGAGACATAGCTCACTGGACTAATTCACCTGCTTCCGAGTCGTCACCTCACCTTTTTTATAGGTCTCACTTACATATAGGCAGTAATAACTTTCAGCTTTGTTTATATTCTCTCCCAACCAACGTCCACTTATCTCAAGCACCCTCATCATGGAAAAGTACCGGTGTTTTCATGCCGGCCTTTCTGGTTCTAGTCTGTGGTGTTGATTCTTcttccattttttccatttgttgTCTTCAAGAAATCTTTAAGAGATCTTCCTAAACTATTTTAAATCCTCAAACCATGACAGCGATATGTGTTTTGTCACTCTCCTCTGTGTAGTTTAAATTTATAGCCACCCACTGTTATAACcattaaagagagaaaacataTGTACAGTAAATCCAGGCAGTGACGCCCATGTTGGTGCGTTTTCCCCTCTCTACCTACTCTACCAGCGCCTGTGCAGGAAGCTCGAAGAGATATTTCATTATTCTGTTGCCCTTGGCGCCCACACATCCTCCACGCTCAACAATCCCCACATCTGCAACCGATACGCTTGTTGCTTCAGCGTGCGGAGGGAGTTTTCAAGGAATTCACCCACTTAAAGCTGGTGGAAAATGAGGAGATGTTTGACTGGGAGATAGAAGGGCTCAGACTGTCTTAATGCCAAACAGAGGGCAGAAGAAtgtagaaagtttttttttttttttttttaagtggggTTGACAAATCAGCAGTTTTTTGCATAATTACAATGCAGATTTTAAAAGATTACAAATATCACTGGTCTAGCTCAGGTATTTTTGCAGTCATTCTGTAATAGTTGTGAGACTGAAAGAGTAAAATCTTGAAGCTAGAATGCCATCTTGTGGCAAGTTACCAACATGGCTGACACTCAGAGAATTTCAATTATTCTCGTATAAATGTCTACATTATTAGAGACATTATTCAGCTTTATTTCATGTATCTTTATCATATGTTTAAGCAATTTGGCCACCTTTGAGATTCAAATAAAGCATGTTTCCCTAAATGTGTTTGTATTCAACCACAAACAGGTTTTTTCATGCAACAGAAACTATAGGAGCGCTATACATTAGGATTATGCTAATATCATTACATCAGCCGCACTAATTACCCTCGCTAAGCTATCCTGTTAAACATAAAGACTCCCAACAATGAGgagaatttgttttttattcccatttcacATTCTGCTCACAAATGAAGCAAAAAACCTCGCCCTGAGGCAAATTTTCCACCGCACGCAGGTTTGATTTTCTCACAGAGCAAAGTTTCCACAGAGCCGAATCCCTGCTGTCCTGTTTGTTTAGGTGTGTGCTGATTAGAAGTTCTCACGCTGGGTACAATGTATCTCTGCACACCAAGGGTTTGAAACGTGACATGTCTTTTACAGTGACTGGAGCCTCAGCCATTCTCTTTTTACTCACTACCTCCGTGGTTAATGGAGTTGTTATCTGAGCTCGCACTTTgccatgcagtcttcattaacacaggTCGTAACACGAGGCATAAATGTTCCCCTTCCGGGTGCTGACAGTCCACCCAGATGGACGGACCATTTGATAAACACTGTACAGTTTTACTGTTGCCTTTCATTAGCCCAGAGACGAATTAAAGGAGCAGGGAGAGTGCAGACTGTCTGAATAATGATGTTTCAGAGGGCATTTTTGGAATATTGAATAACACACAACATCTGTTTTTCATGGCTTCTTATTTTACAGAAATAACATAAAGCGTCAGGACAGCTTTAATGTGCAGGTCTTTAATGAGCTGGTGTAGGGTGAGCACTTTCATGGGTGCTCGTGTGAATTAGCGTTTATGGGCCATGCCAGCGGTAATGATGCCTCTTCCCCTCGACTGCctatgacatttttttgttgtgtttcttttataGGACTCACTGAGGCCCTTGCCCAAGGCCTGTATCAGTCACAGCAGACGCACCCTGCCGACAGGGCCCCCCTGTTTTAAAGTCCCAGGATCTGGCACTaacaaagaaagagagggaaaatgcAGAACATAACAACAGGAACGACGGGAGGGATGGATCTGACGTGCGGCATGTCTGGAAGCCACAAGCTGATCTTCACCCTGGTACCCATCGTCTACGGCTGCATCTTTGTCATAGGAATTGTGGGAAACAGTATGGTGGTGGCTGTCATCTACTGCTACATGAAGCTCAAGACTGTGGCCAACATTTTTGTGCTCAATCTGGCCGTGTCTGACCTCACCTTCCTCATCACTCTGCCCATGTGGGCAACCTTCACAGCCACTGGCTACCACTGGCCCTTTGGAGGATTCCTGTGCAAGGCCAGCGCAGGCCTTGCGATATTCAACTTCTACACCAGCATATTCTTTCTCACCGCACTCAGCATCGACCGCTACCTCGCCATCGTTCACCCTGTGCAGTCGCGCAGGTTTCGCACTGTGGTGTACGCCCGCGTCACCTGTGTGGTGATctggctttttgcctttctgcTCAGCGTTCCCATAGCACTGACCAGAGACGTCCACGTGTTTGGCAACTTTAACAACACCGTCTGCGGCATCCTGCACCCAAGCATCGAAAACACAAAGATGTTAGACGACCTCCTGTTGGCCATCAGCCTCATGAAGAGCCTGCTTGGCTTCCTCATacccttcatcatcatcatcacctgCTACTGTCTCATTGGACGGGCGCTGCTAGGGGCGAGACACATCCAGAGAAGCTCCCGTTCCCGTGACGACGAAGTGCTGCGCATGCTCGCAGCTGCCGTCTTGGCCTTTTTCTTGTGTTGGGTGCCACATCAGGTGTTCAACTTCATGCAGATGCTCACCCAGGTGGTGTTTGAAGACAACTGCACCATCCTGGAAATCATCGACACCGCCATACCCTTCACTATCTGCATCGCCTACTTCAACAGCTGCGTCAACCCAATAGTGTATGGCTTTGTGGGGAACAACTTTCGCAAGAACTTACTGCGTCTGTTGTGCTGCTTGCCACGAGGAGCGACGCCTCACCCAAGCATCAGCTCCAAGATGAGCACCTTCTCTTTTCGGGCCTCTGAGGCTTTAAGCCTCACAGCCAAAAGTAAAGCTTCTCCTGAtgttaagtgacaaaaaagaacaaacaagcTGACTCTCCCTGCTCTACCTGTTTGTGGTTAAAGAACCGGGGATGGAGACATTCCAAACTTTAAACCCCAATTGTATAACCAAGCACTGAACCATGCAGAATGGTGGAAATGTTCTTCATGAAGAAGTCCAAGAGACATTAACTACCTTGTACAGCGCTTACCTGCAGGTTATTATCACAAGTCATGTCACACAACACACATGGCAGTCATGCAAACATGCATTTCTTTCCCAGCCTGTAAAATCTATGTGAGTGTCACACAAGCAAAAAAGAGCTATACATAATTACACCTAGCTTATCCCATTACTTACAGTAGAAGTGCATGATCTGCAGGATTTTGCCTCAAGTGTACAGCGCAGTGATATATAGTCCAGTGATAGCTGCTCTGTGTGCTCAGCAGGTCGTTCACCAGTTGGAGCAGTGATCAAGTGCTCAGCTAagatgcaaaaaacaaacaaggaagCATCACATGCAGGCTTTGTCTGTGGAAAATTTGGGAAGATGTGATGTAAGTCCATATCAGCATATAAGGCTGTGTTTAACTATGATAAGTAGTATGTGGTGATGTCAAAATGCGTGCTCCTTGTGAAATGTGGATGTGTTTGCCTTATAAGATTGAAACGCCTTTATCATGCTGTACAAATGAATCACCCCAGGTCATGTGATTATTGTCAATGTATTTGATGGTTGTTTTTGTggtatttaaaaatgtcagtggAGCTTTTTTCTCACTTTGTAATGTACAGTTTGTGAATATatgaaaatatgagaatatgaataaaataacaataatctACAGTCCTGAGTCGTGTCTTTCATTCTTATATACTCATGAGTGTGTCATCAGTTACAGAAACATCTAGAATTAACAGCTGATCTAAGATATGAGGAATCAAAATCAACTGACCTTGGTCAAAAATATCCCAGAGCACCTCTGGCTCCTGTTAATCATTGACTCAGCCCCTACTCCTCCATGTAGCTCCTAAAATAACAGGTGCAATTTTTTTGGGAGGATGTATTGCATGATGCTGCATCCCAGTCAGGGATTGGTGGATGGGCGGCAGGTCCAGGGTGTTATAAGAGCCGTCGAGGGCCGAGAGCAGCCTCACTGCCAACATGAGGGTCCTTCTGTTTTTCGGATTGGTGGCTGTTGCCCTGGCTGATGTTACACGCTTCGAGGGGTAAATCTCAAGTCTTTTTGAAAAGAGCTTTAGACTTCTATTCATTAGAATTGTTTTGAAACAAAAGGTTTAGTGCTAATCATGACTTTGCATTAAGAACAGATGGGTACACCACATTACTATAATTTTGTTTCTTCTCTTACATAGGGTGTTTTTAGTAGAAATAACAAGGAAAGCAATAGAAAACTTTATGCGCAGTCTAGTCAAGGCAATAACTCTTCCTGGAATTGAACTTGTgtttatttgaatatttgtgAACAAATGGAATCATCTGTTAAAGAAAGAcatcattttttcaacatttgaaaAGCTTACTGTAGCAATGTTTGAATCTGCTGCTCTTCAACTCTCAAAAGCTTAACGCATATGCTACTAAATTTGTTCTCGTAacttctttattcttttaaatggAGGGATTCAGAAAGAAGGCTGAACCTGTCAGGAACTCTGTCAAGGCTTTATAACGCTCAAAACATTCACAATCAGAGGAATAAGCTTAGAAATGCGAGGCAATGCTGTCATGACTGAGCTGCATGtgattcctcttttttttgttttttattaagaGAGAAAGTCTTCCGTCTGAAGCCCACTCTTGCTGAGCATGTGACCCTTATTAAGGACCTGGCCAGAAGCACCCAGGTGCATACTCTCACTTTATATCACTGTCATTACAGGTGTTAAACTGGTTTGCAGAAGCTAAAAGAGGCCAATTTCACCTACTTTTCTAAAGGGTCTTTCTTCTCATTcactaaatattttaaaaagaggcTGATTTACTGGAAAAACTTGTATGTTAGCAAGTGTGATTTATTGTCAAAAGGCTGTTACTATCAGTATAAGCTGGCTCAATATAAGATAACACTGATTTTATAAGTCAAATTAAACATCTTATTATAAGGTACAAAATGCAAGGAATAATTCTAGCAATATTTAAAAGGAATCTTGCATTTTGTCTGCTCATCGATCAAATATCTACTTATCCTTTCAGAGGGGTGtaatttagaatttttaaaaatggggcAGAAAAGACATGATGGTTTCTTTCTCCAGCCTCAttgacatattttaatttttacactGTACAATGAAAGCAGACCTATTCTTTTACTCATCATAGCTTGGAATAAGAGGAAAATCTGAACTTGTCTGGTGAATTTGGTTTTAAATCAGTGTAATACACAATCAAATACACATGGGtagatttgtgtttttgcagtatTGCGTCTGGGAtcatacttaaaaaaatcaattgtttgACTTTGGCGCCATCTGCAGGTCGACTTCTGGAAGCCCGAGAGTCCTGAGCTGGTGACCATCGACATCGATGTGGACATCCACGTGCCCGCCATCTACCTCGACACCGTGCATACCATGCTGCTGAAGAGCAACATGAAGCATGAGTAGGTCACAACACacagatgcaaaattaaaaaatggttttcatTCAATCAGTAGAGCTTATAACAGGAATGCATCCTGACCACCAGGGCCTGGTTGCTCAGAAACAATCCAGcaagattaaaaatatcatttaagagtacattttgaaatgtggTCATTCCAAAGAAGTAAAGGGGATTATGTAATCAGGTAAAATCAGGTAATCCAATCCTCGTCTAGTCTGTGTAGTTCAAAACTTTTGAGCAGGGATCACTCTGATCCCAA
Above is a genomic segment from Cheilinus undulatus linkage group 19, ASM1832078v1, whole genome shotgun sequence containing:
- the agtr1b gene encoding type-1 angiotensin II receptor gives rise to the protein MQNITTGTTGGMDLTCGMSGSHKLIFTLVPIVYGCIFVIGIVGNSMVVAVIYCYMKLKTVANIFVLNLAVSDLTFLITLPMWATFTATGYHWPFGGFLCKASAGLAIFNFYTSIFFLTALSIDRYLAIVHPVQSRRFRTVVYARVTCVVIWLFAFLLSVPIALTRDVHVFGNFNNTVCGILHPSIENTKMLDDLLLAISLMKSLLGFLIPFIIIITCYCLIGRALLGARHIQRSSRSRDDEVLRMLAAAVLAFFLCWVPHQVFNFMQMLTQVVFEDNCTILEIIDTAIPFTICIAYFNSCVNPIVYGFVGNNFRKNLLRLLCCLPRGATPHPSISSKMSTFSFRASEALSLTAKSKASPDVK